AGGAGTCCGCACGGTATCCGGTTTCCTCTTCCAATTCACGCCGGGCGGATTGCAACGTGCTTTCCTCCCCTTCATCCCCGGAAATCCCCGCGGGCAGTCCGACAGTCCGGGCATGCAGGGGAACGCGGTATTCTTCCACCAGCAGCAGTTCTCCTTCTTTCGTCACGGCCACAATCATGACGGCTCCAGTGGCATTAACCCGGCGCACGTATTCCCACCTTCCTTCTTTCAGGAGTTCCAGAAATTTCCCCCGGCAAAGAGACAGGCATGCTTCCTCTGGCTGTTCCATGTGTTCCATGTGTTCCATGATGCAACCCACGTTAGGTTCCCGGCCGGCCGTTGTCAACCATGCGGACCGCCTCCCTTCCGCATCTTCCCGGGTAATTCCGCTCCGGTTCCTGTAAGTGGTTGATTTCCGGCGGCGTAATCATGCCCTTTTCGTCACCCGGGCCGGTAACAACATAATAACAT
This region of Akkermansia muciniphila genomic DNA includes:
- a CDS encoding NUDIX hydrolase, which produces MEHMEHMEQPEEACLSLCRGKFLELLKEGRWEYVRRVNATGAVMIVAVTKEGELLLVEEYRVPLHARTVGLPAGISGDEGEESTLQSARRELEEETGYRADSWTYLLAGPSSPGLTTEMVSFYLAEGLHRISEGGGVANENITVHRIPLPLVHGWLMEQMEQGKVVDPKIFMGLYFLSRSVSGMGLEAS